In Flavobacteriaceae bacterium, the following proteins share a genomic window:
- a CDS encoding EamA family transporter, with protein sequence MEKRTMLIILAFFSIYVFWGSTYLWNKIAVTELPPFMLASIRFTTAGIIIFLIAKSMGKSLAITKKQFFNCFFAGFLFLGYGNGVIVWALQFVDSGFAALEASLQPLIILILMRAIQRKRIKPKSIIGILLGVIGMYLLISQQELTMQDGSTIGIIMIFTCILCWSFGSLFVAKADIPKNFFIATGYQMITAGVMLAVGSLIFQETWTLPTVWSFETQTSLICLIFFGSIAAFTSFNYLLKVVSTEKVATSAYVNPVIALLLGWYFLEEQITLQSIIAACVLLTGVYFINSRKDNKRNYRKNS encoded by the coding sequence ATGGAAAAGCGTACAATGCTTATTATTCTAGCTTTTTTCTCTATTTATGTATTTTGGGGATCCACATATCTGTGGAATAAAATAGCCGTTACTGAATTACCTCCATTTATGTTAGCTTCCATACGTTTTACTACAGCTGGTATTATCATATTTTTAATAGCTAAATCCATGGGGAAAAGTTTAGCTATTACAAAAAAACAATTTTTTAATTGTTTTTTTGCTGGCTTCTTATTCCTTGGTTATGGTAATGGTGTTATAGTTTGGGCTTTACAATTTGTAGATAGTGGTTTTGCTGCTTTAGAAGCATCTTTACAACCTCTTATTATATTGATATTAATGAGAGCAATTCAAAGAAAAAGAATAAAGCCTAAATCTATTATAGGAATATTATTGGGGGTAATAGGTATGTATTTATTAATAAGCCAGCAAGAGTTAACAATGCAAGACGGAAGTACTATAGGGATTATCATGATTTTTACTTGTATCTTATGCTGGAGTTTTGGAAGCCTCTTTGTTGCTAAAGCAGATATTCCAAAAAACTTTTTTATTGCTACAGGGTATCAGATGATCACAGCAGGGGTAATGTTAGCAGTCGGTAGTTTAATATTTCAAGAAACATGGACGCTGCCTACGGTATGGAGTTTTGAAACACAAACCTCACTAATATGCTTAATATTTTTTGGAAGTATTGCTGCTTTCACCTCTTTTAATTATTTACTAAAAGTAGTTTCTACAGAAAAAGTAGCTACATCTGCTTATGTGAATCCAGTTATAGCTCTATTATTAGGTTGGTATTTTTTAGAAGAGCAAATTACACTTCAATCTATTATAGCAGCTTGTGTACTTTTAACAGGAGTATATTTTATAAATAGCAGAAAAGATAATAAAAGAAACTATAGAAAAAACAGTTGA